The Acidithiobacillus thiooxidans ATCC 19377 DNA window GGCAAGAAAGTACGCAGAGTCAATGCCGTCCTGCAGCATCCCGACTATCCCTTCATGCTCGCCAATTTGGATCGGATTGTGGAGGGTGGCGGAATATTGGAAATCAAAACGGCAGGCCTACGCAGTCAGGGACAATGGGAAGAAGGCGTGCCATTGGCCTATCAGATCCAGGTGCTGCATCAACTCGCCGTTACCGGAAAAAGCTGGGCTGATGTCGCGGTCCTGATCGGTGGGCAGGAATTCCGCATTTACCGCATAGAGCGGGATAAAACCCGCATTACGCAATTGCTGAAATTGGAAAAAATCTTCTGGCAGCACGTTGAAAGGCAAACGCCTCCAGAGGCAGATGGTTCTGATTCCAGTCACCGTGCCTTATCTCTCTTGTATCCCCAGAACAGCACCACGCTGGTGGATTACAGTGAAAAGTCGGAGATGAATGCCTTGTTCAAATCCCTCATTGAAGCCAGACAACGCAGCAAACAGGCAGAGCAGCAGGAAGCGTTACTGGAACAGCGGGTCAAGGAAGCCATAGGTAACGCCGAAGGTGCCCTCTTCAGCCAAGGCAAAGCTTTGTGGAAATGCAGTAAACCCAGCCGAACCCTGGACACCAAAAGACTGGCTCAGGAACAGGCTGATCTCATTGCGCCCTACTGGACTGAAAAACCCGGTACCAGGCGCTTTACCGTACAAACAGGAGAACCATCATGATAAAAGGACTAGCCATTACACCCCCCGTCATTGGTCGGATAGCCATTGGCAAAGTCGTAGAAAAGAACGGCAAGCGCCTTCCCGAGAAGGATGATGCTTTTACTATCACTACGCAGGTACAGCACAAAGGTGAATGGATACTGCATCCTCTTCACAATACGTTGCTTGCCCAGCAGGACGGCGGAAAACTCAGGAGCATTCCCGTCAACCTGCTCTTCAATGATCCAGACTTGAATCTCAGGGCTGAATACAGCCTGTTTGATCGTAAAACTGGCAGACCGCTTTGTGTAGGGAATGGCGAAGTGGCCCGGCGTAGTACGCAGGAAGGATATAAAACCATCATCTGTCCCGGCCCCCAGAATTGTGCGCTGGGGGCAGAGTTGGGTTGCAAACCCTATGGGCGATTGAATGTGCAGATCGAGGGACAGGAAGATGATCTGGGCAGCTTTATGTTCCGGACCACGGGGTACAATTCCATCCGGACACTGGCGGCACGTTTGCAGTATCTCAACGCTGTCAGTGGAGGCAGGGCACGTTATCTGCCACTGTCCTTAAAGCTCAGAGCCAAAAGTACCACTCAGTCCCATCGTGCTCCTGTCTACTATGTGGACATTACGACAAGGGACGGCATAAACTCCCAACAGGCGCTGAGGCAGGCCAGGGAACAAGCGGATCAATCCGTGGAATCCATGGAGGCTCTTGAAACAGCAGCTAAACTGGGACTCAGTAATGGCGCGTTCGAAGATGCCGAAGAGGAAGGCATTGATGTAGTGGAAGAATTCTTTCCAGTGCAACAGGAAGATCAGCAGTCTGAAGATATGCCTGTATTGACCGCGATGGAGACGCGGCGCGTGGGGTGATGAGACTATCCCTGGGCTATATGCTCAGGGAGTGTTTTTTTGCTGATTGCAACTTTAACAGGAGCGTCATTTTTTAACGGTGAAAGAATGGTGGATGAAGGGCTGGTAAAGAGTGACAGTGGTCATTGAGCAGAGGAAAAAGCAAATGACATCATCATCCGACCCGATGCGGTTGGTCAGTTTTCTCCACAGCAGACGCCAATTCGGCCAACTTGCCATCGGCAATATGGCGCTATCGCCAGCGCTGCCGAGTTTGCCTAGACGTCAAACGCCAGAAGCTTCGTGTTGGCCAACGACATCGCTGATCTCTCCTTCAAGTGGTTGCCTAGCATGGACGCTGTCACGAATATCCTCAACGAGATTAATGCAGTCTACCAGGTCAAGAGCATTTGGCCTTATGTCTGCTAACGCCAATTTTGACTCGCGCAAGTATCCCCCGCGCTGGATGTGTTGGAGGGCAGCGGAGATTGAGCGGATTTGGTCATCGACGACACGGCGTAGTGTGGCTTCGTGATGAACGGATTCATTTAAGTACGATAGCCCTGCTTGGAATTGTTTCCAAGTCTGGGAAGAAAGCAGCGCTATAAGAGGATTATCTGGGAACTTGCCGAACTGCATGTCAAACCATCGCCGCATTTCGCGCTTTCGTCGAAAGGAAAGTAAGGCGAAGATCAGCAATAAGCCCCAAATCGACAAGGCCATAGCGACGATGCCAACCACCATGGTCGGCGCTGAAATTAAAAGGCCAAGCGCATGGTTTGCCGCAAAGGAAACAATAATGCCGAAAACGTAAGCTGTTGCTCCCAAAATGCCCATTATCAATAACATCCAAGCGAACATCTTGGCCGTCTCGAAAATAGATATTCGGCGACGCATCCGGCGAATAAAGAATCCGACGTTCAGCGGCTCCCCAAGGGTCCTAAAGCGGAAGAGCACTATCGGAAATATCGTAATGAGAAGGGGCACGACGAGGAGCAATAAATCAAAGAAAGTATTTATTATCCCGTTACTGCTATGAATCGGCGTATAGAGCTTAGTCGGACTTACAACGGACATTTCTTGAAGAGCCCGTAGCATTTCATTCGAGCTATGGTTACTGGGTACCACCATGAATAGCAATGCAAACACATATAACGTAATACTGTTTAACAACAACAATGCGAATTTGGTGTCTTGCGTAGCAGTGTGGCTCTTATTCTCTTGGGCAGTGAACAACGTCGTCACAACACCAATCGCCGCCTCCAATCGGGTCGGCAATCCAGTAAAGCTGACAAGATTAGTTAGCTTCCTAAGTAGAACGCAACGCCGGTA harbors:
- a CDS encoding YqaJ viral recombinase family protein, yielding MSAVRLVSTKAMNREEWLQWRNRGIGSSDAPVAVGVSRYKAPLELWLEKTGKKEPEDLSSKDATFWGTTLEPIVAQVYAERTGKKVRRVNAVLQHPDYPFMLANLDRIVEGGGILEIKTAGLRSQGQWEEGVPLAYQIQVLHQLAVTGKSWADVAVLIGGQEFRIYRIERDKTRITQLLKLEKIFWQHVERQTPPEADGSDSSHRALSLLYPQNSTTLVDYSEKSEMNALFKSLIEARQRSKQAEQQEALLEQRVKEAIGNAEGALFSQGKALWKCSKPSRTLDTKRLAQEQADLIAPYWTEKPGTRRFTVQTGEPS